AGGTTACTACATTCAACCACAAATGGAAGGTAAGCCAGTTTATGACGCAGAGGGTAATTTGATGGGTCAAACTATCTTTGTACCTGCAGGTGAGACAGTCTTTGTCTCTAAACAAGGCGAGTCACATATGGACAAATCCGATATGAAAGAACAGAAGTCACCCAAACAGACTTCTCAAAATTCTAAGAATAAGAATTTTGTTTATGTCCCACCCGTTGATGAACCTAAGGATAGACATAACAAACGTAGTGGTACTGTCAACTCCGAGAGTGGTATGAAAGAAGGGTATGAGATGAATATGGGTGCCAAGAGTTCTCATTCCAAATCAGGACGGAATTCAAGAAAGACCTCTACATCATCTTCAAGTGACAAATATATGAAAGGACACAATAAGATAGATCATTCTAAAGAACCTGAGGAACATATCGGGAAGAAATCCCATAAGTCAAATAAGATGGGCAGGCTATTCTTGGGCAGATCCAGTACGGTAGACTCAGATGCCATGGGGCCCAGTGAAGAGATGGAAGAAATGGATAGTCGTATGGCTAATATGAGTATGGAAGATGAATATGATGAATCAGGCGTACAAGGTTACAGTGGACCTGTGGATGCACGGGGCAAGAGATATAGTGTTACTGAGATGCCAGAAGTCTCTCGTCGTAAGAGTGCTTCATGGTATGCCGGTTCTAAAAAGAGTGGACTAGATGATGATAGGTACATTATCACTGGTAATGAGATGAGACCTTCTAGTGGCGGCCATAAGTTCAGTATAGGATCAGAAGGAGACCATATATATGCAGATGCTGTGGGTAATTACCCTAGCATGGTGGACCCTACTGTGATGACTTATGGTAACGATCCTAGGAAGAATTTCGAACCAAAACTACAACCTGACTATATAGCTGAACAAGGTTACGTTGGTACTAATATCATGGTGGACGCCAACGAGAGCCAACCAAGAAAAGGTGTTTATCAAAGAAAAGTCAGTGGATCTGCATCAGAAGCTTTCAAACctgaaaagaaattatctCTGAATAATGAGAACGATAGCCGGCTGACCAAGTTTAGAAAATCATTCATGAGACCTACCTTATAATATGAGCCTGCTCCTTCACTATTCGATGAAGCTATTCCTTACATATTGGAGGGCTTCTCTTCGAAACTGAGGAGGAGCACACGCAAACGCTAAATGAAGGCGTTAACCTctgttttttattattttatctatgtctttattaattaatt
The window above is part of the Henningerozyma blattae CBS 6284 chromosome 2, complete genome genome. Proteins encoded here:
- the TBLA0B09813 gene encoding uncharacterized protein (similar to Saccharomyces cerevisiae YNL195C and HBT1 (YDL223C); ancestral locus Anc_2.54) codes for the protein MFFGNSEPKPEELEVGAETQMEQHESAMTHEAKEMVDDVETEAKRMTMMKNKNAGRDQTSKQKGYYIQPQMEGKPVYDAEGNLMGQTIFVPAGETVFVSKQGESHMDKSDMKEQKSPKQTSQNSKNKNFVYVPPVDEPKDRHNKRSGTVNSESGMKEGYEMNMGAKSSHSKSGRNSRKTSTSSSSDKYMKGHNKIDHSKEPEEHIGKKSHKSNKMGRLFLGRSSTVDSDAMGPSEEMEEMDSRMANMSMEDEYDESGVQGYSGPVDARGKRYSVTEMPEVSRRKSASWYAGSKKSGLDDDRYIITGNEMRPSSGGHKFSIGSEGDHIYADAVGNYPSMVDPTVMTYGNDPRKNFEPKLQPDYIAEQGYVGTNIMVDANESQPRKGVYQRKVSGSASEAFKPEKKLSLNNENDSRLTKFRKSFMRPTL